The following are encoded in a window of Saccharothrix longispora genomic DNA:
- a CDS encoding serine/threonine-protein kinase produces MPVVDLLAGRYRLDGLLGTGGVADVHRAWDARLARHVAVKVFRPGEDLAAGRRFDVEVTTLAGLSHPALVAVHDAGHDAGQAFVVLGLVEGGTLRDRLGDGPLGTGEVRVLGARLADALDHVHAHGVVHRDVKPSNVLVDRDGTAFLADFGLARLVDSTRLTRADQVVGTAAYLAPEQVRGEQVGPAADVYALGLVLLECLTGRREYEGGDVEAAVARLHRPPRVPDHLPDDLAGLLRRMTATDPAARPAAAWCARVLADGASEEDDPAEDGEPVPSSSRAHGALLVAAGLLAVVGTVGFAWSSTGTAGPGAESPPRTSTQRPVEQAEPAEQAEQAVDTVTVTVPVPVDVQAPGEARAQAPVEAQAPVQGQAPAVVRAPAAPHADGQNPGKGPKHGKKDKP; encoded by the coding sequence GTGCCCGTGGTGGACCTGCTGGCCGGCCGCTACCGCCTCGACGGGCTGCTCGGCACCGGGGGCGTAGCCGACGTGCACCGGGCCTGGGACGCGCGGTTGGCACGCCACGTCGCGGTCAAGGTGTTCCGGCCGGGGGAGGACCTCGCCGCCGGTCGCCGGTTCGACGTCGAGGTGACCACGCTGGCCGGCCTGTCGCACCCCGCCCTGGTCGCGGTCCACGACGCCGGGCACGACGCCGGGCAGGCGTTCGTGGTGCTGGGCCTGGTCGAGGGCGGCACGCTGCGCGACCGCCTCGGGGACGGGCCGCTCGGGACCGGGGAGGTCCGGGTGCTCGGCGCGCGGCTGGCCGACGCGCTGGACCACGTGCACGCGCATGGCGTCGTGCACCGCGACGTGAAGCCGTCGAACGTGCTGGTCGACCGCGACGGCACCGCGTTCCTCGCCGACTTCGGACTGGCGCGGCTGGTCGACTCGACCCGCCTGACCCGCGCCGACCAGGTCGTCGGCACCGCCGCCTACCTCGCGCCGGAGCAGGTGCGGGGTGAGCAGGTCGGTCCGGCGGCGGACGTCTACGCGCTGGGGCTGGTGCTGCTGGAGTGCCTGACCGGGCGCCGCGAGTACGAGGGCGGCGACGTGGAGGCCGCCGTGGCGCGACTGCACCGCCCGCCGCGCGTCCCCGACCACCTGCCGGACGACCTGGCCGGGCTGCTGCGCCGGATGACGGCGACGGACCCCGCCGCGCGGCCCGCGGCGGCGTGGTGCGCACGGGTGCTGGCGGACGGCGCGTCGGAGGAGGACGACCCGGCGGAGGACGGCGAGCCCGTCCCGTCGTCGTCGCGCGCCCACGGCGCGCTCCTCGTGGCGGCCGGCCTGCTGGCCGTGGTGGGCACGGTCGGGTTCGCCTGGTCGTCCACCGGCACCGCCGGCCCCGGAGCGGAGTCGCCGCCCCGCACGAGCACCCAGCGGCCGGTCGAGCAGGCCGAGCCGGCCGAGCAGGCCGAGCAGGCCGTGGACACCGTGACCGTGACCGTGCCGGTGCCGGTCGATGTCCAGGCCCCTGGCGAAGCCCGGGCGCAGGCCCCGGTCGAAGCGCAGGCGCCCGTCCAGGGGCAGGCCCCGGCCGTCGTGCGGGCCCCGGCCGCGCCCCACGCGGACGGCCAGAACCCGGGGAAGGGACCGAAGCACGGCAAGAAGGACAAGCCCTGA
- a CDS encoding ArsB/NhaD family transporter, which translates to MVSVVALLAVLAFAVARPRGLPEAVAAVPAAVVVLLVGALDPADALDEVLRLAPVTGFLAAVLVLARLCDDEGLFHAAGVLLARAGRGGPTHLLRMVFVVAAAVTTVLSLDATVVLLTPVVLATAARLGVPSRPHVYACGHLSNSASLLLPVSNLTNLLAFTATGVSFLHFTGLMAVPWVLAVGVEYLVLRRFFAGDLLRPDEEPSSTAPPREVPVFVLVVLGLTLAGFLVASLLGVDPAWVAFGGAALLATRALRRGHTTAPALVGAAGLPFLAFVLALGVVVRAVVDNGLAEALAHVVPTGPSLPALLGAAAVAAVLANAVNNLPAILVLLPLAAAGGTPTVLAVLIGVNLGPNLTYVGSLATLLWRRVLHHHGTPTRLGEFTRLGLLTVPASLVLSVTGLWAVLALTG; encoded by the coding sequence GTGGTGTCCGTCGTCGCGCTGCTCGCGGTCCTGGCGTTCGCCGTGGCGAGGCCGCGCGGGCTGCCCGAGGCGGTCGCGGCGGTGCCCGCGGCGGTCGTGGTGCTGCTGGTGGGGGCGCTCGACCCGGCCGACGCGCTCGACGAGGTGCTGCGACTGGCGCCCGTGACGGGCTTCCTGGCGGCGGTGCTGGTGCTGGCGCGGCTGTGCGACGACGAGGGGCTGTTCCACGCCGCCGGCGTGCTGCTCGCGCGGGCCGGGCGGGGCGGGCCGACGCACCTGCTGCGGATGGTGTTCGTCGTGGCGGCGGCCGTCACGACGGTGCTGAGCCTGGACGCGACGGTCGTGCTGCTCACCCCGGTCGTGCTGGCCACGGCGGCGCGCCTGGGCGTCCCGTCCCGCCCGCACGTGTACGCGTGCGGGCACCTGTCGAACTCGGCGTCGCTGCTGCTGCCGGTGTCGAACCTGACGAACCTGCTCGCGTTCACCGCCACCGGCGTGTCGTTCCTGCACTTCACCGGCTTGATGGCGGTGCCGTGGGTGCTCGCGGTCGGGGTCGAGTACCTCGTGCTGCGCCGGTTCTTCGCCGGCGACCTGCTCCGGCCGGACGAGGAGCCGTCCTCGACCGCCCCACCGCGCGAAGTCCCGGTGTTCGTCCTGGTGGTGCTGGGCCTGACGCTGGCCGGGTTCCTGGTGGCGTCGCTGCTGGGCGTCGACCCGGCGTGGGTGGCGTTCGGCGGCGCGGCGCTCCTGGCGACCCGTGCCCTGCGCCGGGGGCACACCACCGCACCCGCCCTGGTGGGCGCGGCGGGCCTGCCGTTCCTGGCCTTCGTCCTCGCCCTCGGCGTGGTCGTCCGCGCGGTCGTCGACAACGGCCTGGCGGAGGCGCTGGCGCACGTCGTGCCCACCGGCCCGTCGCTGCCCGCGCTGCTCGGCGCGGCCGCCGTCGCCGCCGTGCTGGCGAACGCCGTCAACAACCTGCCCGCGATCCTGGTGCTGCTCCCCCTCGCCGCGGCGGGCGGCACCCCGACCGTGCTGGCCGTGCTGATCGGCGTGAACCTGGGGCCGAACCTGACCTACGTGGGTTCCCTGGCCACCCTCCTGTGGCGGCGCGTCCTGCACCACCACGGCACCCCGACCCGCCTGGGCGAGTTCACCAGGCTGGGCCTGCTCACCGTGCCCGCTTCGCTGGTGCTGTCGGTGACGGGGCTGTGGGCGGTGCTGGCGCTCACCGGGTGA
- a CDS encoding ABC transporter substrate-binding protein, translated as MRESTWQGGAVVLAAALVASACSGAARSDGGTPTELRLAIGGESEEGYDPTLGWGRYGSPLFQSTLLARDADLNVVNDLATRYEVSPDGLVWTVDVRADAKFSDGEPVTARDVAYTFTTAAESGGVTDVTVLREAVAVDEDTVELRLTKPQSTFVNRLVSLGIVPEHAHGPDYAREPVGSGPFVLEQWDEGQQLIVRRNDAYYGAKPAFERVVFVFTGEDASLAAARSGQVDVAALPSSLAVGEMPGMRLTRVESVDNRGIMFPFLPDEGRTTAEGRPIGNDVTSDQAVRRAVNAALDRQALVDGVLNGFGRPATGPVDGLPWYEPSAAVPDKDPEGAKRALEAAGWVDADGDGVREKAGVKAEFPLLYPAGDSLRQGLALAVADMLEPVGVAVTAKGESWDVIRTRMHADPVLFGWGSHDPTEMVNLYSSAQAGVELWNPGLYRDDTVDAELTAGLAATDPEQATAHWKAAQREFGPGADAAWAWLVNLDHTYYADACLDLGKLQVEPHGHGWPITQGIAGWRWTC; from the coding sequence GTGCGCGAGTCCACCTGGCAGGGGGGCGCGGTCGTGCTCGCGGCCGCGCTGGTCGCGTCGGCGTGCTCCGGCGCCGCCCGGAGCGACGGCGGCACGCCCACCGAGCTGCGGTTGGCGATCGGCGGCGAGTCCGAGGAGGGCTACGACCCGACGCTGGGCTGGGGCCGGTACGGCTCGCCGCTGTTCCAGTCGACGCTGCTAGCGCGCGACGCGGACCTGAACGTGGTCAACGACCTGGCCACGCGGTACGAGGTCAGCCCGGACGGCCTGGTGTGGACCGTCGACGTGCGCGCCGACGCGAAGTTCAGCGACGGCGAGCCGGTCACCGCGCGGGACGTCGCGTACACGTTCACCACGGCCGCCGAGAGCGGCGGCGTGACCGACGTGACCGTGCTGCGCGAGGCGGTCGCGGTGGACGAGGACACCGTGGAGCTGCGCCTGACGAAGCCGCAGAGCACGTTCGTGAACCGGCTGGTGTCGCTCGGCATCGTGCCGGAGCACGCGCACGGGCCGGACTACGCGCGCGAGCCGGTCGGCTCGGGGCCGTTCGTCCTGGAGCAGTGGGACGAGGGCCAGCAGCTGATCGTGCGCCGCAATGACGCCTACTACGGCGCGAAGCCCGCGTTCGAGCGGGTGGTGTTCGTCTTCACGGGTGAGGACGCGAGCCTGGCGGCGGCGCGGTCGGGGCAGGTCGACGTGGCGGCGCTGCCGTCGTCGCTGGCCGTCGGCGAGATGCCCGGCATGAGGCTGACCCGGGTCGAGTCGGTCGACAACCGGGGCATCATGTTCCCGTTCCTGCCCGACGAGGGGCGCACGACCGCCGAGGGGCGGCCCATCGGCAACGACGTGACCTCGGACCAGGCCGTGCGGCGGGCGGTCAACGCGGCGCTGGACCGGCAGGCGCTGGTGGACGGCGTCCTCAACGGCTTCGGTCGCCCCGCCACCGGCCCGGTCGACGGGCTGCCCTGGTACGAGCCGTCCGCCGCTGTCCCGGACAAGGACCCCGAGGGGGCGAAGCGGGCGCTGGAGGCCGCCGGGTGGGTCGACGCCGACGGTGACGGCGTCCGCGAGAAGGCCGGCGTCAAGGCCGAGTTCCCCCTGCTCTACCCGGCGGGCGACTCGCTGCGGCAGGGCCTGGCGCTGGCCGTGGCGGACATGCTGGAGCCCGTCGGCGTCGCGGTGACCGCCAAGGGCGAGAGTTGGGACGTCATCCGCACCCGCATGCACGCCGACCCGGTGCTGTTCGGCTGGGGCAGCCACGACCCGACCGAGATGGTCAACCTGTACTCGTCGGCGCAGGCCGGCGTGGAGCTGTGGAACCCCGGCCTGTACCGCGACGACACCGTCGACGCCGAGCTGACCGCCGGCCTGGCCGCCACCGACCCCGAGCAGGCCACCGCGCACTGGAAGGCGGCGCAGCGGGAGTTCGGGCCGGGGGCCGACGCGGCGTGGGCGTGGCTGGTCAACCTCGACCACACCTATTACGCCGACGCGTGCCTGGACCTGGGGAAGCTCCAGGTCGAGCCGCACGGGCACGGCTGGCCGATCACGCAGGGCATCGCCGGTTGGCGCTGGACGTGCTGA
- a CDS encoding ABC transporter permease — protein sequence MALDVLTAIAGRLGRLALLLVAVAVAAFALMVNSPVDPVAAYVGADVASLGPEQRALIAERWGLDDPAHERFLSWFGNLLGGDFGFSLTFNRPVLEVIGDKFLTSLALMALAWLLSGLLGFVLGLVAGMRRGRPADRAITWFSYALASAPTFWVGLLLLYVFAVSLNWAPVCCAVPIGVPADEVGLGDRLAHLALPAITLSVVGIAPVVLHTRQAVVEALASDHVAFARAQGERGPGLVLHRVVRNAAAPALLLQFGSIGELFGGSVLAEQVFSYPGLGAATTTAALGQDVPLLLGIALFTTVLVFTGNLVGDRVHAVLDPRAVAR from the coding sequence TTGGCGCTGGACGTGCTGACCGCCATCGCGGGGCGGCTGGGCAGGCTCGCGCTGCTGCTGGTCGCCGTGGCCGTCGCCGCGTTCGCGCTCATGGTGAACTCGCCGGTGGACCCGGTCGCGGCCTACGTGGGCGCGGACGTCGCGTCCCTGGGGCCCGAGCAGCGCGCGCTGATCGCCGAGCGGTGGGGGCTGGACGACCCGGCGCACGAGCGGTTCCTCAGCTGGTTCGGCAACCTGCTGGGCGGGGACTTCGGGTTCTCGCTGACGTTCAACCGGCCGGTGCTGGAGGTGATCGGCGACAAGTTCCTCACCAGCCTGGCGTTGATGGCGCTCGCGTGGCTGCTGTCCGGCCTGCTCGGCTTCGTGCTGGGGCTCGTCGCCGGGATGCGGCGGGGGAGGCCCGCCGACCGGGCGATCACCTGGTTCTCGTACGCGCTGGCGTCCGCGCCGACGTTCTGGGTCGGCCTGCTGCTGCTGTACGTGTTCGCGGTGTCGTTGAACTGGGCGCCGGTGTGCTGCGCGGTGCCGATCGGCGTGCCCGCCGACGAGGTGGGGCTCGGCGACCGGCTCGCGCACCTGGCGCTGCCCGCGATCACGTTGAGCGTGGTGGGGATCGCGCCGGTGGTGCTGCACACGCGGCAGGCCGTGGTGGAGGCGCTGGCGTCGGACCACGTGGCCTTCGCGCGGGCGCAGGGCGAGCGCGGCCCGGGGCTGGTGCTGCACCGGGTGGTGCGCAACGCCGCCGCGCCCGCGCTGCTGCTCCAGTTCGGCTCCATCGGGGAGCTGTTCGGCGGGTCGGTGCTGGCCGAGCAGGTGTTCTCCTACCCCGGTCTGGGCGCGGCGACCACGACGGCGGCGCTGGGGCAGGACGTGCCGCTGCTGCTGGGCATCGCGCTGTTCACCACGGTGCTGGTGTTCACCGGCAACCTCGTCGGCGACCGCGTGCACGCCGTGCTCGACCCGAGGGCGGTGGCCCGGTGA
- a CDS encoding ABC transporter permease produces the protein MTTTARRFDRRTRTLVLLGLSTFVVVAILVAGTLVRDAAQTTSLGERNLAPSAGHWFGTDWLGRDVLARVLSGLRLSLLVGTTAAAISAVIALLMACAATVGGPKVDAVVGWLVDLFLALPHLVLLLLLAFALGGGTDAVVIAVAVTHWPHLTRVLRGQARQVVTSDYVAVAANLGRGRWWVARRHVAGHLAGHFLVGTVLLFPHAILHEAALSFLGLGVDPAEPSTGILLAESMRFLSAGAWWLAVLPGLCLLLVVKAVDGIGENLRSLIDPRSHHL, from the coding sequence GTGACCACGACCGCGCGGCGGTTCGACCGGCGCACCCGCACGCTCGTGCTGCTCGGGCTGTCCACGTTCGTCGTGGTCGCGATCCTGGTGGCGGGCACCCTGGTCCGGGACGCGGCGCAGACCACGTCGCTGGGGGAGCGCAACCTGGCGCCGTCGGCCGGGCACTGGTTCGGCACCGACTGGCTGGGCCGCGACGTGCTGGCCCGAGTGCTGTCGGGACTGCGGCTGAGCCTGCTCGTCGGCACGACCGCCGCCGCGATCTCCGCCGTGATCGCCCTGCTCATGGCCTGCGCCGCCACGGTCGGCGGGCCGAAGGTCGACGCCGTCGTGGGCTGGCTGGTCGACCTGTTCCTGGCGCTGCCGCACCTCGTGCTGCTGCTCCTGCTGGCCTTCGCCCTGGGCGGCGGCACGGACGCCGTGGTGATCGCGGTCGCCGTGACGCACTGGCCGCACCTGACCCGCGTGCTGCGCGGCCAGGCCCGCCAGGTCGTCACCTCCGACTACGTCGCCGTCGCCGCGAACCTGGGCCGGGGCCGCTGGTGGGTCGCCCGCCGGCACGTCGCCGGGCACCTGGCCGGGCACTTCCTGGTCGGGACGGTCCTGCTGTTCCCGCACGCGATCCTGCACGAGGCGGCGCTGTCCTTCCTGGGGCTGGGCGTGGACCCGGCCGAGCCGTCCACCGGCATCCTGCTGGCCGAGTCCATGCGCTTCCTGTCGGCGGGCGCGTGGTGGCTCGCCGTGCTGCCCGGCCTGTGCCTGCTGCTCGTGGTCAAGGCGGTGGACGGCATCGGCGAGAACCTGCGCTCGCTGATCGACCCGAGGAGCCACCACCTGTGA
- a CDS encoding ATP-binding cassette domain-containing protein, which produces MSPLLDIDSLAVSFTQYDRGLRRRTVTALSGMDLTADRGELVALVGASGAGKSLLAHAVLGMLPPNAVESGTIRFDGAVLDPAARRDRAGRDIALLPQSVTFLDPVTPVGRQVRRSATLAGRPATAAGAALAARGLGPEVAGRHPHQLSGGMVRRVLTAMAMMADPALVLADEPTPGLPPESVRAVLAELRRIADQDRAVVLITHDLVAALEVADRVVICRHGRTVDEARPADFRGAGPGDDHLTHPYTRALWRALPANGFHLPEDV; this is translated from the coding sequence GTGAGCCCCCTGCTGGACATCGACTCCCTCGCCGTCTCGTTCACCCAGTACGACCGGGGCCTGCGCCGCCGCACCGTCACCGCGCTGTCCGGCATGGACCTCACCGCCGACCGGGGCGAACTCGTCGCCCTGGTCGGCGCCAGCGGCGCGGGCAAGAGCCTGCTCGCCCACGCCGTGCTGGGCATGCTGCCGCCCAACGCCGTCGAGAGCGGCACGATCCGCTTCGACGGCGCCGTCCTCGACCCCGCGGCACGCCGCGACCGCGCGGGCCGCGACATCGCGCTGCTGCCCCAGTCGGTGACCTTCCTCGACCCCGTCACGCCGGTCGGTCGCCAGGTCCGCCGTTCCGCGACGCTCGCCGGGCGCCCCGCGACCGCCGCCGGCGCGGCGCTCGCCGCCCGCGGCCTGGGGCCCGAGGTCGCCGGGCGGCACCCCCACCAGCTCTCCGGCGGCATGGTCCGGCGGGTGCTCACCGCGATGGCGATGATGGCCGACCCCGCCCTCGTGCTCGCCGACGAGCCGACTCCCGGCCTGCCACCGGAATCCGTGCGCGCCGTCCTCGCCGAACTGCGCCGCATCGCCGACCAGGACCGGGCCGTCGTGCTCATCACCCACGACCTCGTCGCCGCCCTGGAGGTCGCCGACCGGGTCGTCATCTGCCGCCACGGCCGCACCGTCGACGAGGCCCGCCCCGCAGACTTCCGCGGCGCCGGTCCGGGGGACGACCACCTGACCCACCCCTACACCCGCGCCCTGTGGCGGGCACTGCCCGCGAACGGCTTCCACCTCCCGGAGGACGTGTGA
- a CDS encoding ABC transporter ATP-binding protein, whose product MTLEARDVWFRYSRTTPWVVRGASLTVEPGEVVGLHGPSGAGKSTLGRLLAGHVAPGRGTVSADGRPPAPDRRRGVPNPVQLVLQHAHLALDPRWKIRAALAEAGAADTADLVPPTLLDRFPHEISGGEAQRVALARALLTRPRYLVADEISASLDPISQAEVWHLLLATARADGIGVLAVSHDRPLLDAVADRVLALDDTTATTT is encoded by the coding sequence GTGACGCTCGAAGCGCGGGACGTGTGGTTCCGCTACTCCCGCACGACGCCCTGGGTCGTGCGCGGCGCGTCGCTGACCGTCGAACCGGGCGAGGTGGTCGGCCTGCACGGGCCCAGCGGCGCGGGCAAGAGCACCCTCGGCCGGCTCCTGGCCGGCCACGTCGCGCCGGGCCGCGGCACGGTGTCCGCCGACGGGCGGCCACCGGCCCCGGACCGGCGGCGCGGCGTGCCGAACCCGGTGCAGCTGGTGCTCCAGCACGCACACCTCGCCCTGGACCCCCGGTGGAAGATCCGCGCGGCGCTGGCCGAGGCCGGCGCGGCCGACACCGCCGACCTGGTGCCGCCGACCCTGCTCGACCGCTTCCCGCACGAGATCAGCGGCGGCGAGGCGCAGCGGGTCGCCCTCGCCCGCGCGCTGCTCACCAGGCCCCGGTACCTGGTCGCCGACGAGATCAGCGCGAGCCTGGACCCCATCAGCCAGGCCGAGGTCTGGCACCTGCTCCTCGCCACCGCCCGGGCCGACGGCATCGGCGTACTCGCCGTCTCCCACGACCGCCCGCTGCTCGACGCCGTCGCCGACCGCGTCCTGGCGCTCGACGACACCACCGCCACCACGACCTGA
- a CDS encoding LacI family DNA-binding transcriptional regulator — MVTLGDVARHAGVARSTVSYVLTGNRSVSPQTRSRVERSIRALDYARSAAAPVERVDRMALVLSESLAPRSSTRLADAVVDAADRHGLDVLLVTADRGQAGVRRAARKGQVDGLVVVDVQAHDPRLPLLRASRLPVVTIGAPASTDGVLRVDFDLAAAMAHCLDHLVGLGHRSVGFLGAPSSAYRRGTGFAGRTMTAFTAAALRRDVEHSARPVDGPLPRALTGLLGDLPGATALVVHNESVLGDLPAALRALGRHVPHDVAVVAVCSDEVAERLNPPVTSVHLPVAEAGDRAVRVLVAALAGQPAPGPVLVAPHLSPRRSSVTRARAG, encoded by the coding sequence GTGGTCACGCTCGGCGATGTCGCGCGCCACGCCGGCGTGGCCCGGAGCACCGTGTCCTACGTGCTCACCGGCAACCGGTCGGTCTCCCCGCAGACGCGGTCGCGGGTCGAGCGCAGCATCCGGGCGCTCGACTACGCGCGGTCGGCCGCGGCGCCCGTCGAACGGGTGGACCGGATGGCGCTCGTGCTGTCCGAAAGCCTCGCGCCGCGCTCCTCGACCAGGTTGGCGGACGCGGTGGTCGACGCGGCGGACCGGCACGGCCTGGACGTCCTGCTGGTCACCGCCGACCGGGGCCAGGCGGGGGTGCGGCGGGCGGCCCGCAAGGGACAGGTCGACGGACTGGTCGTGGTGGACGTGCAGGCGCACGACCCGCGCCTGCCGCTGCTGCGCGCCTCCCGGCTGCCCGTGGTCACGATCGGCGCGCCGGCCAGCACGGACGGCGTGCTCCGGGTGGACTTCGACCTCGCCGCCGCCATGGCCCACTGCCTGGACCACCTCGTCGGTCTCGGTCACCGCAGCGTCGGGTTCCTCGGCGCGCCCAGCTCCGCCTACCGCCGCGGGACCGGCTTCGCGGGCCGCACGATGACGGCGTTCACCGCCGCGGCGCTGCGCCGGGACGTCGAGCACAGCGCCCGGCCGGTCGACGGGCCGCTGCCCCGCGCGCTGACCGGTCTGCTCGGCGACCTGCCCGGCGCGACCGCGCTGGTGGTGCACAACGAGTCGGTGCTCGGCGACCTGCCCGCCGCCCTGCGCGCCCTGGGGCGGCACGTTCCGCACGACGTGGCCGTGGTGGCGGTGTGCTCGGACGAGGTGGCCGAGCGGTTGAACCCGCCGGTGACCTCGGTGCACCTGCCGGTCGCGGAGGCGGGGGACCGGGCCGTGCGCGTGCTGGTCGCCGCCCTGGCCGGGCAGCCGGCGCCGGGACCGGTCCTGGTCGCGCCGCACCTGTCACCGCGGCGCAGCAGCGTCACGCGGGCGCGGGCGGGCTGA
- a CDS encoding IniB N-terminal domain-containing protein, producing MDPVQTLHDFTLGLLRDPQARSAFQLDPQGSLDAAGLGDLTALDVREVLPLVLDYAPTSGLDHALTGVDADDLLALLGDSPIAPGEDLLGHGLDDNTATAAVTGVAAAAQHLAGDLAGSLDADVLDEVGDIAAKGGVTDVVGHVTSGVAGGDVLDTTDLTGSVEDVTGALHVGDALSGDITRNALDLHDIAQVGDVANVGHVVGDVANIGQVVGDVANVGDVTGIGDVTTQVGDLTGIGRITDVADLDHVGVGDVLSGNDLHF from the coding sequence ATGGACCCCGTCCAGACCCTCCACGACTTCACGCTCGGCCTGCTCCGGGACCCGCAGGCCCGCTCGGCGTTCCAGCTCGACCCCCAGGGGTCGCTCGACGCCGCCGGGCTGGGTGACCTGACCGCGCTGGACGTGCGCGAGGTGCTGCCGCTGGTGCTCGACTACGCGCCCACCTCCGGTCTCGATCACGCCCTGACCGGCGTGGACGCCGACGACCTGCTCGCCCTGCTCGGCGACAGCCCGATCGCCCCGGGCGAGGACCTGCTGGGCCACGGCCTCGACGACAACACCGCCACGGCGGCCGTGACCGGCGTCGCGGCAGCCGCGCAGCACCTGGCCGGCGACCTCGCGGGTTCCCTCGACGCCGACGTGCTGGACGAGGTCGGCGACATCGCGGCGAAGGGCGGCGTGACCGACGTCGTCGGTCACGTCACCTCCGGCGTGGCGGGCGGCGACGTGCTCGACACGACGGACCTGACCGGTTCGGTCGAGGACGTCACCGGCGCGCTGCACGTGGGCGACGCCCTCTCCGGCGACATCACCCGCAACGCCCTGGACCTGCACGACATCGCGCAGGTGGGCGACGTCGCGAACGTGGGCCACGTGGTCGGCGACGTGGCGAACATCGGTCAGGTCGTCGGCGACGTGGCGAACGTCGGCGACGTGACCGGCATCGGCGACGTGACCACCCAGGTCGGCGACCTGACCGGCATCGGCCGGATCACCGACGTGGCGGACCTCGACCACGTGGGCGTCGGCGACGTGCTGAGCGGCAACGACCTCCACTTCTGA
- a CDS encoding ATP-binding protein, producing the protein MNSLDLPDDGVDRHVDDPPSAAAVGEWLRQVAYGVDPRHVADLALITTELLANAHRHAEGPWRVRVFRVEGAVRVEVQDRSPSLLPVLGRADRPDSGSGLLLVNRLSVHWGVSLAAQHKVVWAEVPA; encoded by the coding sequence ATGAACTCGCTCGACCTGCCCGACGACGGTGTGGACCGCCACGTCGACGACCCGCCGTCCGCGGCCGCCGTCGGCGAGTGGCTGCGGCAGGTCGCCTACGGGGTCGATCCCCGGCACGTCGCGGACCTCGCGCTGATCACGACCGAACTGCTGGCGAACGCACACCGGCACGCGGAAGGCCCGTGGCGGGTCCGGGTGTTCCGGGTGGAGGGCGCGGTCCGGGTGGAGGTGCAGGACCGCAGCCCGAGCCTGCTGCCGGTGCTGGGCAGGGCGGACCGGCCGGATTCGGGGAGCGGGCTGCTGCTGGTCAACCGGCTGTCCGTGCACTGGGGCGTGAGCCTGGCCGCGCAGCACAAGGTCGTGTGGGCCGAAGTGCCCGCGTGA
- a CDS encoding DUF2231 domain-containing protein, giving the protein MRRRVRTARTARHAVPPNLTAFPFGLLTTAVGFDVLHLLTGRADFAVTAAHLIGAGVLLGSVTAAGRWLAWLLAPDAMGDRVRRISLLYRTTNTVVLLLFGTSWLLRQGHQDWLPTWSALGAAWAGLLTAGFGGWLAGELAERLSTGGEHRAVVGTGGTAGPATAP; this is encoded by the coding sequence ATGCGACGTCGCGTTCGGACCGCTCGGACGGCTCGGCACGCCGTGCCGCCCAACCTCACCGCGTTCCCGTTCGGCCTGCTCACCACGGCCGTCGGGTTCGACGTGCTGCACCTGCTCACCGGGCGGGCCGACTTCGCCGTGACCGCGGCCCACCTCATCGGGGCGGGCGTCCTGCTCGGCTCGGTCACCGCCGCCGGCCGTTGGCTGGCGTGGCTGCTCGCCCCCGACGCGATGGGTGACCGCGTGCGCCGGATCAGCCTGCTGTACCGCACGACCAACACGGTGGTGCTGCTGCTGTTCGGGACGAGCTGGCTGCTGCGCCAGGGCCACCAGGACTGGCTGCCGACGTGGTCGGCGCTGGGTGCGGCGTGGGCGGGTCTGCTCACCGCGGGGTTCGGCGGCTGGCTCGCGGGTGAACTGGCCGAACGGCTCTCCACCGGGGGCGAGCACCGGGCGGTGGTGGGCACCGGCGGGACCGCCGGACCGGCGACCGCCCCGTGA
- a CDS encoding RbsD/FucU family protein, whose amino-acid sequence MLRYPLLHPPLLNALATAGHGSRVLLADANYAHRTNTHHRAELVHLNLRPGLVTVDEVLAPVLSAIPVEAVHTMRPDEGGTPPVWAEYERLLGPDLPLRPLARQEFYDACRSPELAVCVATGDGRLYANVLLTIGFVPAPVEG is encoded by the coding sequence ATGCTGCGCTACCCCCTGCTGCACCCGCCCCTGCTGAACGCCCTGGCCACCGCCGGCCACGGGAGCAGGGTGCTGCTCGCGGACGCGAACTACGCGCACCGCACCAACACCCACCACCGGGCCGAGCTGGTGCACCTGAACCTGCGGCCCGGCCTGGTGACGGTGGACGAGGTGCTGGCGCCGGTGCTGTCCGCGATCCCCGTGGAGGCCGTGCACACCATGCGGCCGGACGAGGGCGGCACTCCCCCGGTGTGGGCCGAGTACGAACGCCTGCTCGGCCCGGACCTGCCGCTGCGACCGCTGGCCCGCCAGGAGTTCTACGACGCGTGCCGCTCGCCGGAGCTGGCGGTCTGCGTGGCCACCGGTGACGGCAGGCTGTACGCCAACGTGCTGCTGACGATCGGTTTCGTGCCCGCGCCCGTCGAGGGGTAG